gacttgactcgggacttgtcGGTCTTCACTtcggacttgacttgggacttgtcagtcttcaCTTGGGACTTGACATAGGACTTGTctgtcttgatttgggacttgagtCAGGACTTTTCAGTCTTCACTtcggacttgacttgggacttttcagtcttgacttgggacttgactccggacttgcttgtcttgacttgggacttgcctgacttgacttgggacttgcttgtcttgacttgggacttgcctgtcttgacttgggacttgactccggacttgcttgtcttgacttgggacttgcctgacttgacttgggacttgcttgtcttgacttgggacttgcctgtcttgacttgggacttgactccggacttgcttgtcttgacttgggacttgcctgacttgacttgggacttgcttgtcttgacttgggacttgcctgacttgacttaggacttgcttgtcttgacttgggatttGCCTTGGAACTTTtcagtcttgatttgggacttgctTTTCTTGACCTGGGAATTGCcctgggacttgcctgtcttgacctgggacttgatttgggacttgatttGGGATTTGTCAGTCTTAACTTGGGACTTGAGACTTGTAACTAGTAAAACAGAGACTTGGTCCCACTTTTTCAGCCCCACATGGCTGATGAACATGGAGGATAATGTCTCTCTGAGCCTGTGAGGGTTATCCTCAGTAGCTGCTGTCCAGTCTGAGTCCAGCCAGCTTTGATCATAGACACTGAGAGTCCACAGCGTGGCGGAGAGGAGGGTCAGCAGGTTGAGAACACTCCTTGATCTGTTAAACAGCTTCTGCAAACGTGAGAAATACCACAACAGGAGGTCAGGAGGTGTCGTTCAGGAGACCTGAGGATAGTCTGTCAGATTAGGCTGAGGTCTAGAGTTGAACtattccttctcttctgactgactgacatcatttaatcctgcagcagcagcagagacgtCTGCAGAGGAAGCCGCTGTTGAAGCTGAAGGTCCTGAGCTCTCAGAAATAGAGAGCGCCTCATGTGAAGACGAGGGGCAGCTCGGTACGCCTCGGGTCTCTGAGCGCCTGCCTcttttctgctgcttctgcattCAGTtggttttgacatttttggaaatatatttcttGTTTGAGAAGATTAACAAAACTCACACGTTattataaatatgaagctacaaccagcagcattagcttagcttagcataaagactggaaacagggggaaactgctagcctggctctgcccaaaggtaacaaaatctgcctgctagctcctctaaagctcactaataaaCTGTGTTTGGCAGCCGTATGAGTAGGACTGCAAAtaccgattattttctcaataattcaaataataatttggtctataaaacattagaaaacagtgaaaaaccCCAATATGATGccacaaatgtcttgttttgtctgactaaCTGGtttaaaaccccaaaatattcaatTAGCTTTAATataagcagcaaattctcacatttgagatcCTGGAACCAGTGGGGTTAACGTTAAGCTGGCTGTTGATGGTCAGTAAATCCGTCCAAACTGTTGTCTCGTTGCTTGTTAAACAACAAcgtcttgttttttatttaacgtGTTAAATACAGAATATGTGACGTGTTAACGTGGCAGCTATAGAGttgtttaaaggaacatttgATGGAGTAACAAGTGATGTCATTTATTTTGCTGTTGTGTAATtagttaaatgattataattgaatttatttgatttttaaagGTAATCGACGTGTTTTATTTGGTTTGTTTAAgtgtaaaaatgttaatttctgATTTTACGGGGGGTTATTTGCCCGACTGTTTCTTAACCCTTACCTGTAACTTCCTGAACTCTTGTCGTCATCTTGATGTTGCCAGGCGACCAAGATATAACTCCtccataaaaccacaacttgttgttttttacactttgtttttgtgtgtattaaacaaacaacatgTTAATTATAGAGCTTGAAAGGCTGCTAGCTGTGGCTTCATATTGAACGTACAGACGTGAGAGTGGTGtcgatcttttcatctaacttgctgcaagaaagcgaataagttgaactgctcctttaagtttTTTATAACCAAAGCTGCTCTTGTGTTTGTCAAATGAAGCTTACTATCTTTTTCTTTCAGCATCATAATTGGAAAAAGAGTGGTTTTTGTTCTTTGGCTTCTTCTTTTCTCCGTGCTCGCTCTGACGGTTGATAATTTGCTTCAACATGATCATAAACAGACTCAAACATgtcccttttttaaaaataaaaagatggtTACATCCTGGCTATTTCAGAATGAAGGGAATGTGCCAAACCACAGGCAGATTTAAGACTCAAGTGATCTGTTAAACAGATGCACCGCTCCCAGTGGTGGGGAACGCCAGAATAATGTTAAAACCAGCTGAAGCACCACATGGAGCACCAGCTTAGGTGGTGGTGCTGCACCACGTCAGACTGGTGGAAACCTGATCGATTGCATATTGATCTCTATGTTTTTGACTGACATATTTAACAGTTATTTTGCTATGGGCTTCCTGCATTAACCGAAGACATGCTGTATGCGGGCTTTGTATTGATTTCTTTGCAGTGAGTGAGTGTATCGATCAGTTATGAATGACAGAAACTCATTACTGATATCTTTTTCCATTTGTCTCAACATGtttaagcagcagcaggagcagcagcttCAACAGGTAggctgttttatgttttattgataTCGCACTTagactgtatttatttactgcAGGAGATAGATATGAATACAGTTAGAACTCCAGGTGGACAGAAAGATGTTCTCTGCTATCTGTTTTCATAGTATGTGTGATATCTGAATAATTATAGACTTTTACAGGGTTTAATaagaatgaattaataaattaaaccaTTTTAAAAGGTAATTTTAGATTGATTAATTCTGtattaataaactaaactaaaaaatatatataaatataaattaaataaaaaatattaatgtatatatacatttaaaatatacatatacacagtgtatatatatatttatatatatataaatatatatatagataaaattaatttatcaattattaattCTATTTCCTCATTCTGTCCTGAATAAGTATAGACTTTTACAGAGTGTAATTTGAACTAATTGATAAATTAAACCATTTTAAAAGAGATTGATTAATTGCATTTGCAGTTAAATTCCGTATTACTaaacaaaacttaaaaatatgtagaaatataaattaaatcaaaaattatatacatatatatatgtagaaatatatatgtaaatgtatatacatatataaatatcttttttttaatcttttaatctaattttacttttaaagctgcttttctatatattttgaaattattattattatttaatttgaaccattgttaatataaaaagaTTATTTGGTGAAGTTTAAATGATTCAATGTATTTACAGTTTACATTTCGTGATCACTTTAACTTAAAGTCGTCTCTTAGCAACCTAAACATGAAGTCCAACCCACAGAGCAGCAACtggagctctgattggtcagctggtgtGTGTTGGTCGGAgtccgaccaatcagagctcctgCTTCATTTTAGGAAGCGCATTCAGATTTCTTAAATATTAAAGTAGGAAACAAATTAATTATGAAGTAGAATATTATATGCAGACACATCAATGGaatagaaaaaataacattttaaaatgtaattaattttgAGATTACATTTTAAAGCTTAATTATTGATTCACAATTTAAAGGCAAAATAgggaaatataattattaattggcaaatttaatgattttttatttttttagtttagtttattaatgcatcatttaaatgctaaataattgtattaatttattacGTATAATTTTTATTATACACTGTAAAAGTTCATAGTTGTTGTGGTGTCACACTCCAGACTCTTTTTATAGCTCTTTAATAGTTTATTTCAAAGGTATTTGGGGGGTACTGCATTATTTTACAGTTTCCAGAAGGACTTcagaaagactttatttcataTTTGAATCACATTTTTACAAAGAAAATGCACATTTTAGTGGTGTGTTGTTCATTATGTTCACTGGAATGCATCATCTGTCGTCTGTCACCCCGGTGTGATGCATTAATGTCCATTTCCATCTCATTTTACTTTCATGTGAAGGTTTTTTTCCACCATTGATCACGTCTTGCATCTTCACCTTTTTATAGCTCTCTCAGTTTTTctatttaatgaaatattaaaatagtctttttttattttcctcctggACATCAGTTGTCCAGTTCTTTAATTATTATCTTTTTGTTTCAATGGGGAGATGGAAAACGAGTGCTGTGAATGTCATCATTAATCTGCTTTCCAAACAAATTAGCAAAGCCTGGTGCTACTGGAGTCCGCAGTGAGTTTGCGTTTGCGGGCGACGGATCAAATCCTGCCGTAGCCAGAGCTGTTGACTTCATGGGAGCTTCCTGCCCCTTGGACCCAGGAAATGAGTTGCTGGGGGAGTGTGGGAAGAGGCTAAGTGAGTCTTTATGGGCCTCTGAAGACCTCGGCTGCGGGTCGGAGATAAGACGGGACAACGGGGGGAGCCCCGAGCGGAACGGAGCCTCGGATTCTCTGAGGGCGAGCAGCCTCGACGCCGCTGAGTGCCTGAGTGAAATGAGCAATCTGTCCGGGATGTCTTTAGTTCGCAGCGCGGCTTTGGAAGACCTGACGTCCATCGGAGACAGAAGCTTGTGGGTCAATCAAGGAGAAGAGCTCGAACAAGATGGAGCAGCTTCAAAGTCCAAAAACATCCCAGAAACACAAGAAAGTCCGTCACACTTTGACTCTCATTCAGAAGATCTTCATAGAAACATTTCCGAGAACCTTTTAACCGAAATGCCATCTGACACGGCGGCTGAAAACAGCAGCAGTGACTCATCGTTACACAGGGCCGACTATTCAAAGCCTGACATTTCTGATGACTCAGACATGAGGAACATGAGTGTGGCTCAGACCACCGGTACCGCCGAGCTCCAGAAAACTCCCCCCGTAAGCTCTACAGCCAGAAAGTCTATGGTGCCGGTCCCTATTTTCAAAGGTCTGTTTGCCGTCTTGTTCACCAGTTCAGAGTCCTCTTCAGTTTAACTCCTTCCACTTCTTTCTTTTACAACGCAGCTTCTACTGTATGCCATGCTGCACTCCCCCCCCCTCCGAGTTGTTTCTATTGGACGTTAACTTTTTGACCCGAGGAGAAGCTTGTTGTCCTCCCATCCCCACTTTTTGTTTCATGTCTCCATCTCTGCTCACTCTGCTGGTCATGCGGCCCCCCCTGAAAAAAATCCACTTTATTTGGTTTCCACAAGCACTTTGTGTCACCATGCATGCTGCATATCACCCACATTTCATTTGGTTTCTTTGCCGTGTGAATGTGTTTAGGCACACACCTGGTAGCAAAAAAAGTCTTACATGGgaggaaataaaagaagaaatgaaaGATATTAAAAAACCTGCTTCTCTCTTCTGTCTGTAGCTCAAGCGAAGATGGATAACGGCTCTGCAGATAAGGTACGTGACCAACAACACTATCatcatttcttttattaaagggatcattctggtttattacaagGTGGAGCATATTTTTGTTGCATCTTTTCTACCAGTTATTGTACCATTGATCTGGAAACGTTGATCCGCAAACACAGATACTCGCTAATGTTAAACACACAACCTGCGCACTGAGTTATTCATTAAAGGAgtttgtataacacattttagtataaaaaacatcttaaaatacataattccccGATGCTTTGGACTGGCGGGAAGTCATCTCAGGCCCGGCGGAAACCCCTAATATCGGATCGGTGCACTGACTGGCGTACCCGCCGATACACGATCCTGAATTTTGGGCAATATCGAACgcatttctgatactggtatcggaacaactctatgCTGGAAACTACGCTGATGCTGAATGTTGTGgtccataaaaacaaaacaatgagctaaaagatgctaaaacgctcAATTGACGTCATTTATTTGAAGCATTTGTTGCATGTTACTTTTCCCGTCAGACTTTGTCTTTGTTGTGTCGCTTTTTAAAAAGGCGATGAAAATAAGGCCCAcgttgtaataaataaaaggaataaTCCTTTCATCTGTGAAATACAATCATTCTTTTCcatcatttttcatttgttgAATCATTTTCTGTTCATGATCATTAGaacttcttttgttttcttttatccatttttttcctcctcatgAAAAAGACTCAAACTGCCACCAAACCAACCTCTTCCCTTAAAAGACCATCCGTAGTCACCAAGGGCAACAAAACACACGCCTCCTCCCGAAACGGGCCCAGCTCCATCCCCATTAAAGCCAGCAGCACAGGGCCCAGGCAGCCCGGAGTAAGTACGGCTCTGAACGCAGCTGAGAGTTCACACCTGAGCTGAGTTCAGGTTGTTAAAGacgacggatggatggatgctcaGTTTCCTCGTCTTGTTTGAGAGGTCAAGGAAATATAAATGCATCCATactaacatttcttttattgttAATTACCATAAACACTAACCAAAGACTCATCCATTCATCACTGATTACAGTTTGACTCTCATTTCCTCGACCAGATCACATTTCTATGATTTTTGTCTAacgcaggggtcagcaacctttactatcaaaaaatgaatctgtctggagccgcaaaacatttgatcattgtgatgaaggtaatacagtttatagtctaagtatatagtatataatgtagccctaacactccgtcgtaccgtcgtaccatagacctacaacaatgataaataaaaagtaaaatgtaaaccaaaaacagttattcatttccatttttaaaaatcccaagggagccactggagaggggctagagaggttgctgacccctggtctaatgCAAGTAGAATAAAAGCAGCTTTCTGAGCTCTCTGcttaaaactaaacctttcggCCGTTTTGTTGATTTTCAGAGTCTCGGTGGTGCAAAGTCTCAAACCCCAGGAGCCAAACCTTCTGTCAGAACTGCAGCTCAACCAGGTACGGAACGAAAACTTTACTTTTAagtcttttcatttcatttacatccttttcatttttctatttatgtgattttttttatttttataaggAGTAAGATTTAAGGATTGCTTATGATGTGTCATATTCTTTGTGATACAGCTAGTGCCAAGAAACCTCCCActccaaaaaatgaaaaaggtaataaaaacaGAGAATCATTAGAGGTCACTTTTAGCATTGCATGGGCACAACGCCACAGTCTGATCCAGTCCTGTATCAGACTTGGTCAGCTTTTAGCCGGTAGAGCTCCTAGTCTgtttatatttctatttattattttcctttcATCCACCACTGTTTGAGTTGTGTGAAACTTCTGACTCGTCACTTCTTCCGATTGCTTAAGACGGGAGTGGACAGAACAGCCCCGGCACTCCAAAATCTCCCAATAGCCAAGCGCAGTCTGCGAAGGCGGCGGCCGAGGCAAACAAAGTGAAGAAGATCGCGGTGGTGCGTTCTACACCCAAATCCCCTGGCTCGCTGAAGAGCCGCCCGCCGGCCCCTCTGGCTGCGGCGGCGGCGCCCATGCCGGACCTGAAGCACGTCCGGTCCAAGATCGGCTCCACAGAGAACATGAAGCACCAGCCTGGAGGTGGAAAGGTAAACCTGACTCTGACTCCAGCTGTTACACCTCATACTGCATGCAGTCCAGGCTTctcctgtagtctgcagattgGAGGTTTAGATCGGAGCTCTGGaggcagaaatacacacagttttTGACGTTTCCTGATAAAAGGCACATGGTAttaatacatacatatttaaGAAGTTGGAATGTAAACTTAAAGGTGCCCTTTGTGGTCTTAAAAGACATTTTGAGTGCATttcaaagctctcgatctaccggtcaatcttcgttcctactctcacctctggtcatgagggctgggtgaTGACCcatagaactagatcgcgggtaaaAACGGACGAAATGTGTTTTCTCAGGAGgatggctggcgtctcccttagagatagggtgagaagctcagtcatccgtgagagacactactcctttgcgttgaaaggagccagctgaggtggttcgggcatctagtaaggatgcccccctAACCTGGGCGCCtacctagggaggtgttccaggcacaaccagctgggaggaggccacggggaagacccaggactaggtggagagattatatctccacactggcctgggaacgcctcgggatcccccagtaaGAGCTGGTTAGTGGGGCCCGGGAAAGGGaggtttggggtcccctgctggagctgttgcccccgcgacccaacccggataagaggttgaagatgagagagtgactttagaaacaagcccaaaaaaacacaacctgCGACTACCAATTATAATAAGCGGACTTTGCAACTCTGCCTTCCGTCCGTCTTCACTCGGTTTAAAAAGGGTTGGtatgtattatttaattttagttatttttgtattattattattctgtgtgtggggttggtatgtttgtgtttctgtctgtagatgttacttttttttgtgatgaaaatttaaaaaataaaataaaaaaagatttcagccaaaataaaaaaataaaaaaatagggtTAAAAACTGGCTCCTCCCACTGAGATTTGAATCAGCCAATCAGCGTATTTCTGCCTCCAGAGTCTCTGAGAAATGTTTTAGGAACTAAAACTCCAATCTGCCTTTTGATGTTTCCAGTGCTGTCTGATTAATACAGTCCACTGTGCTTTaagtgtgagtgtttgtgtacagtgtgtttgtgtgtgtgtgtgtgtggggggggtccATTTTAGCATTAAAAGCACTGCAAAGTCTTTGTTCTAATTTGGTTTAAACTACAGTTACGTGTCTGATGTTTTACTGCTGAAATTTAAAGGAtcttgtgttgtgatatttatgGACCAAAAATAAATCATTGAAAGTTACCCCTGACGTTTAAACGACAGATCAAACAACCAGAAGAGAGGATGAGCATAAATACTTCATCTTTACTGAGTGCAATGATTCCTGTATTTGGTCCTAAAAGGAAATGAGAGGAAGACCAGTTTGGAGTAGCCCAGTGTTATCTCTCTCGTCCTCTCTGACACAACATCACCTCTCAACCTGCATGTTATACACAAAGTTATCTCTGAATCAGCAGCGTCCTTTTTCTCTCAGGCTTCACAACTTAATGTGTCGAACCGTCGTCTCCGCTCAAAAAATCTAAAAGCTGACGTTTTCATTCTTCCAGGTGCAAATCCTTGATCAGAAGGTGGACTATAGTAGTGTCCAGTCTAAGTGTGGCTCCAAAGGCAATGTGAAACATGAACCCGGTGGCGGCAATGTGAGTAACTGAGGGATGAACTCAACACCCGACTCTTGAGTTTCTCTACAGTTAAGATCATCGGAAACCAACTTTtggtaaaaaagaagaagaagaagaagaagaagaagaaagtgctctcttattatttttattttaaaatacatgaaaagaaGATGGACTTCTGGATGGAATCTGTACAGTCACAATCTGCTCAATAAgaaatattagattttttttttttgttctcagttcACCAAAAGCTGCTTTAATGCGCATCAAATATAGCTTTTTGGGTCTCACCTGTCCTGGTTCAATAACTGTCACATTCTgcataatatttgtattttcatgCACTAAAGATATTAGAATACCCCAAGTAGTATCTGCAGTGGTTAAATCAAACCAGTGTgacaaacatacatatttttgaCTCATTTCATTAAAGCTGCCGTCCTTATAAGGCCTTTAGACACCAGGGAcgctcatttttcatgcaagcATTGCTCacgtcaatatatatttttgaaccattgtttttgtcatgaatactttaaCACAGAACGCAACTAGaattgcactcggagagcgcagacctccgccaaggtgcgtgactttaaaaacagatcacagctcacagctggtggtaccgtgaggtggttgGCTTGTTTtaaacacggtgtgtttccgtgtaacgtatcggcggatgcctctctcattcagcagccttgttatgtctgtataacgttacactacgttgtctctcatcctgtcatctaccgctttgttctaTCTCACCACGGACGGCCAGCAGGTcctgcacacacatccacacacgtatctctctgctctcagaagggttgaggcggggtcacgcataatcaacgcgtcatcagtcacactgcgcatgtgtagGAATCcgtaaaaatattcctgaatccggatcatgatccagatcgccatcaaaatctaatggattgttcattgtgccacatccCACCTCTCCAAAACATTCCAGTCTTCATCCCTCGAACATCTTATTTCTTCCATTCTGGGCGGATCCCCCCTCCGGCTGAATcttcttttctcattttaatattctgaagacttttatttttctttctcgaACTTCTGCAGGTCCAAATCCTCGATAAGAAGATGGACTTGGCTAACGTCCAAGCTCGTTGTGGATCTAAAGACAACCTAAAGCACACTCCTGGTGGAGGCAAGGTGAGGAGTCCCGTTCTTGACTTTCACTTTTGGAATAATTGACCTTCTTAACCTCTGAAATACTTGACCTGAAGGTGGATCATAGTGATTAAAGACAATATCAGACATGTACATGAAGTGGTAATGTGAGGGACCTCCTCATCGGGAGAGTCTTGAGTATCTCAGCAGTTCAGATCATCACACAAATCCTTGTTAAGAATAAGTTAAAGGTCCTTCCCGTCCTCTTTAATCAGCCATGTTCCCTGGTTAGATCTAGTTTCCTCTCCAGCACTGGTCCTCTCTCGcagctctgctgcagctgctgctgcttcctccaGGATAACCGTCTCTCATATCAACTTTCCAGGTACaaattcttgaaaagaagctgGACTTAAGCAATGTGCAGTCCCGATGCGGCTCCAAAGataatataaaacatgtacCCGGTGGTGGCAATGTGAGTAGATGAGGGGTTTGGCCCGTGGCCTCCTTGTTGCTTCTCCTGAATGCATCTTCACGGAGGAGCAGGATGTCAGCGTGCACGAAACCTCCCGTGTGTGTTCAACCCTCCTGACTTCGATACTCCAACTGTTAACACCTCCTATTAACAGTTTTATCATTAATACACAGGCATGAGCATTTCATACTGATGACTTAGAGTAGCACTAAACCAGAGAGCAGTGGTGGAAcgtaaccaagtacatttactcaagtacaacaAATGCAAAGTTGCTCAGTGACTGATTAAAGGCAttgatattctttttttaatatacatttaatgacataggTTAGTCCCAACCAGTCGACTCGATCTCTAATTGACCTTGAAACAGTAGACGGCGTTTGAGTCATTTTCAACTCAAcaaaaaaattagatttttataaATTTGGTAAGAAATGTCAATATCAACACcagtattgatattatattatatatattgatGTGTTTCATCACAGTTTAGTCATATTTAATTTGCAGCTCAAAAAACACGTTGAAGTGTGCAGTACCtctttaaatatacatttaagttacttgtacttttctttattttatgcaactttaatattttacttactacatttatttgacagcattAGTTTACGtacaaaacatatgaagagttaataaaatatgatgcattgttatataTTAAGCTACCCAACGGTTTACACAATTAGGGATGAATTGATTAGTCCATtagttgatcgacagaaaattaatcaaattaagaaaaatgccaaaatgtTTCATGGTTTAGctgctttttctttgttttaaatgacagtaaactgaataaatTTGTGGTCACATCATGACATTTCTCAGTATTTTCTGAATTTTTAGAAACCAAACAATCAGTCGATTGatgtagaaaataatcagcagattaatccaaaATAGAAAATGTCATCTTATATAAAATtcagggttgtcaatcgattgaaatatttaattgcaaattaattgcattttttgtctgttctaaattaaccttaaagggagatttgtcaagtatttaatactcttattatcatgggagtgggcaaatatgctgctttatgcaaatatatgtatatatttattactggaaatcaattaacaacacaaaacaatgacagatattgtccatgacagtttttcctcgccaaaatttaacgtagGTTTGTAGCGTAATTTAgtctccttcatgacaagctagtatgacctggttggtaccgatggattctttaggtttttctagtttcataggatgtcagtatcttcactctagctttaaattgagcctaaaaatcgcaagttgcgttaaaagttttgtaatgttaaaacgaatttgtatTAATGAGTTATTATCGcgtgaactttgacagctctaataaaaATGcacctcaaccaactacaacagcaaaatcctgcttttacattaatgcatgagtaatacAATTCTAATGACACAATACATAAAAGTCAAACAGTCACagttttaatactttaagtacatttattctGATAATACTTGAAGGACTTTAACCTGTAAtatagagtatttttacagtgtggtattctgaatacttcctccatcaCTGCCATAGATGTACTTTTCTCCCAGTAGTTTTGTCTGTACTGAATGTTAGATGTTAATTAGTTGAGTCTTTTGGTTGGTGTAGTGCTCACAGTGCTTCTACGGTGTTATGTAATGCTCATGGTCTTCTGTAAGCTTGATAACTCTGTTGAATCTGTGCTTGTCGGTTTGACTGTGATCAGAAAGTTTTACCACCCAAACTGGCCcctcaaaacaaacatgcatgaATCCTGTGTGTGGTTTTTGTTTTAGTCAAACTGCCTCAAGTTGGATGAtcggatatatattttttttaccagcaGAAAATctataaagagaaataattaATTCCCTTGTGGTGACGAGAACTAATTGTGtcataaaaagagagagagagagagagagagagagagagagagtctctgCGCAGTAACAAAGAGTCTCTGTCCAAACTGTGCCTGTTGAGATGAGCACTGAGATGACCTCAGCAGGGAGACTGAGCGCTTTGTGTTACGAGACCGTCAGACAGGAGAGATGAGACTCTGTGATGCACGGATCAGGAATATGGATTTTTATATCTACAGTCACCACGAGCAGTGCACGTTAGAGAATGCAGAATATGATCGAtttaacccaggggtcagccacctgcagctctttagcccctctccagtggcgccctgtggatttataaaaatggaaatgaataactgttttttgtttac
The genomic region above belongs to Sebastes fasciatus isolate fSebFas1 chromosome 20, fSebFas1.pri, whole genome shotgun sequence and contains:
- the LOC141757967 gene encoding uncharacterized protein LOC141757967 isoform X9 gives rise to the protein MDCMNNASNSYSSGDTMSSSLANMTISDQHHQENGVLMKETDAALSENGVKPVSELCDDEVQPAAAETSAEEAAVEAEGPELSEIESASCEDEGQLAAAGAAASTAQAKMDNGSADKTQTATKPTSSLKRPSVVTKGNKTHASSRNGPSSIPIKASSTGPRQPGSLGGAKSQTPGAKPSVRTAAQPASAKKPPTPKNEKDGSGQNSPGTPKSPNSQAQSAKAAAEANKVKKIAVVRSTPKSPGSLKSRPPAPLAAAAAPMPDLKHVRSKIGSTENMKHQPGGGKVQILDQKVDYSSVQSKCGSKGNVKHEPGGGNVQILDKKMDLANVQARCGSKDNLKHTPGGGKVQILEKKLDLSNVQSRCGSKDNIKHVPGGGNVQIVHKKIDLTNVQSKCGSKVNMRHKPGGGNIEIKNEKLEFKVQSKIGSLDNIGHVPGGGGRRIESHKLSFREGAKARTDHGAEIVSLEDSPHQLSTVSSSGSINMADSPQLSTLADQVSASLAQQGL
- the LOC141757967 gene encoding uncharacterized protein LOC141757967 isoform X14, whose translation is MDCMNNASNSYSSGDTMSSSLANMTISDQHHQENGVLMKETDAALSENGVKPVSELCDDEVQPAAAETSAEEAAVEAEGPELSEIESASCEDEGQLAAGAAASTAQAKMDNGSADKTQTATKPTSSLKRPSVVTKGNKTHASSRNGPSSIPIKASSTGPRQPGSLGGAKSQTPGAKPSVRTAAQPASAKKPPTPKNEKDGSGQNSPGTPKSPNSQAQSAKAAAEANKVKKIAVVRSTPKSPGSLKSRPPAPLAAAAAPMPDLKHVRSKIGSTENMKHQPGGGKVQILDKKMDLANVQARCGSKDNLKHTPGGGKVQILEKKLDLSNVQSRCGSKDNIKHVPGGGNVQIVHKKIDLTNVQSKCGSKVNMRHKPGGGNIEIKNEKLEFKVQSKIGSLDNIGHVPGGGGRRREKGKEAEGSTSDSPSIPSPAVTPPQSPQTVPSAPITPILTNPLIKIEDSY
- the LOC141757967 gene encoding uncharacterized protein LOC141757967 isoform X20, which encodes MDCMNNASNSYSSGDTMSSSLANMTISDQHHQENGVLMKETDAALSENGVKPVSELCDDEVQPAAAETSAEEAAVEAEGPELSEIESASCEDEGQLAAAGAAASTAQAKMDNGSADKSLGGAKSQTPGAKPSVRTAAQPDGSGQNSPGTPKSPNSQAQSAKAAAEANKVKKIAVVRSTPKSPGSLKSRPPAPLAAAAAPMPDLKHVRSKIGSTENMKHQPGGGKVQILDQKVDYSSVQSKCGSKGNVKHEPGGGNVQILDKKMDLANVQARCGSKDNLKHTPGGGKVQILEKKLDLSNVQSRCGSKDNIKHVPGGGNVQIVHKKIDLTNVQSKCGSKVNMRHKPGGGNIEIKNEKLEFKVQSKIGSLDNIGHVPGGGGRRIESHKLSFREGAKARTDHGAEIVSLEDSPHQLSTVSSSGSINMADSPQLSTLADQVSASLAQQGL
- the LOC141757967 gene encoding uncharacterized protein LOC141757967 isoform X16; the encoded protein is MDCMNNASNSYSSGDTMSSSLANMTISDQHHQENGVLMKETDAALSENGVKPVSELCDDEVQPAAAETSAEEAAVEAEGPELSEIESASCEDEGQLAAGAAASTAQAKMDNGSADKSLGGAKSQTPGAKPSVRTAAQPASAKKPPTPKNEKDGSGQNSPGTPKSPNSQAQSAKAAAEANKVKKIAVVRSTPKSPGSLKSRPPAPLAAAAAPMPDLKHVRSKIGSTENMKHQPGGGKVQILDQKVDYSSVQSKCGSKGNVKHEPGGGNVQILDKKMDLANVQARCGSKDNLKHTPGGGKVQILEKKLDLSNVQSRCGSKDNIKHVPGGGNVQIVHKKIDLTNVQSKCGSKVNMRHKPGGGNIEIKNEKLEFKVQSKIGSLDNIGHVPGGGGRRIESHKLSFREGAKARTDHGAEIVSLEDSPHQLSTVSSSGSINMADSPQLSTLADQVSASLAQQGL